The following coding sequences are from one Capsicum annuum cultivar UCD-10X-F1 chromosome 3, UCD10Xv1.1, whole genome shotgun sequence window:
- the LOC107862992 gene encoding protein DOWNY MILDEW RESISTANCE 6, with protein sequence METKVISSGIRHSTLPQSYIRPESDRPRLSEVADCENVPVIDLGCIDRTHIIRQIGEACRNYGFFQVINHGVPKEIVEQMLEVAGEFFRLPVEEKLKLYSDDPSKTMRLSTSFNVKKETVHNWRDYLRLHCYPLEKYAPEWPSNPSSFREIVSRYCTEVRQLGFRLQEAIAESLGLEKECIKDVLGEQGQHMAINFYPPCPQPELTYGLPAHTDPNSLTILLQDLQVAGLQVLKDGKWLAVKPQPDAFVINLGDQLQAVSNGKYKSVWHRAIVNSDKARMSVASFLCPCDSAKISAPKLLTEDGSPVIYRDFTYAEYYKKFWSRNLDQEHCLELFKN encoded by the exons ATGGAAACCAAAGTTATTTCCAGCGGAATCCGCCACTCTACTCTTCCTCAAAGTTATATCCGACCCGAATCCGATAGGCCACGCCTTTCTGAAGTGGCTGATTGTGAAAATGTTCCGGTTATCGACTTAGGCTGCATTGACCGAACTCACATAATTCGTCAAATCGGCGAAGCTTGTCGAAATTATGGCTTCTTCCAG GTAATTAATCATGGTGTACCAAAGGAAATTGTAGAACAAATGCTAGAGGTAGCTGGGGAATTTTTCAGGTTACCAGTAGAAGAGAAGCTGAAATTATATTCAGATGACCCTTCAAAGACCATGAGATTATCTACAAGTTTTAATGTTAAAAAAGAGACGGTTCACAATTGGAGAGATTATCTCAGGCTTCACTGTTATCCTCTTGAAAAATATGCCCCTGAATGGCCTTCTAATCCCTCATCTTTCAG GGAAATAGTGAGCAGATACTGCACGGAAGTTCGACAACTTGGATTCAGATTGCAGGAAGCAATAGCAGAGAGCTTAGGCTTAGAGAAAGAGTGTATAAAGGATGTATTGGGGGAACAAGGTCAACATATGGCTATCAACTTTTATCCTCCATGTCCACAACCAGAACTCACTTATGGACTTCCAGCTCATACTGATCCAAATTCACTTACTATTCTTCTACAAGACTTGCAAGTAGCTGGCCTTCAGGTTCTTAAAGATGGCAAATGGTTAGCTGTCAAACCTCAGCCAGATGCCTTTGTCATTAATCTTGGTGATCAATTGCAG GCAGTGAGTAACGGAAAGTACAAAAGCGTATGGCATAGAGCTATTGTAAATTCAGACAAAGCCAGGATGTCAGTGGCTTCGTTCCTTTGCCCATGTGATAGCGCGAAAATCAGTGCTCCAAAACTCCTCACTGAAGATGGATCTCCAGTCATTTATCGGGATTTCACCTATGCTGAATATTACAAGAAGTTCTGGAGCAGGAATTTGGATCAGGAACATTGTTTGGAACTTTTCAAGAATTAA